A stretch of the Streptomyces venezuelae genome encodes the following:
- a CDS encoding sugar ABC transporter permease, translating into MRTGDWADRALSAVMERVAGTAAQVGERFPLYADPADGRWKTTGRGSWAGGFWAGLLWLRARYTGDPADRRAAAACTARLAPWADADTATRGLIFWYGTAPAVGDGAAEQLRERAASATLASFEPGLGIVPWGDAFGGPRLLARADGVPGTVPLLAGIAPGAAAAHLHRHLDLCVGPAGERQPPAWKFDGSGWLPCEEPRPGWARGRAWLLLAVADALLSPEVAAQDRPRLEAAARRLLAGSDVLRGRFVLPADAVDPTGPLDTSAAAITAVALLKLARVPADWSFACSYRGVALLIRLAERHLTYGEGGGRPAGMLLDGCYDAARGLAVRHELIWGDFFLALGLASLDGLVDLRKV; encoded by the coding sequence ATGAGGACGGGTGACTGGGCCGACCGCGCGCTGTCCGCGGTGATGGAGCGGGTCGCGGGGACCGCCGCGCAGGTGGGGGAGCGGTTCCCGCTGTACGCGGACCCGGCTGACGGCCGGTGGAAGACGACGGGGCGCGGCAGCTGGGCCGGGGGTTTCTGGGCGGGGCTGCTGTGGCTGCGGGCCCGGTACACCGGAGATCCCGCCGACCGGCGCGCGGCTGCCGCCTGCACGGCCCGGCTGGCGCCGTGGGCGGACGCTGACACCGCGACCAGGGGCCTGATCTTCTGGTACGGCACAGCGCCGGCCGTCGGGGACGGTGCGGCGGAGCAGCTGCGGGAGCGGGCGGCGAGCGCCACGCTGGCCTCCTTCGAACCCGGGCTGGGGATCGTGCCCTGGGGGGACGCCTTCGGAGGGCCACGGCTGCTCGCGCGGGCGGACGGTGTACCGGGGACGGTTCCTCTGCTCGCGGGCATTGCACCGGGTGCGGCGGCGGCTCATCTCCACCGTCATCTCGACCTCTGCGTCGGTCCTGCCGGGGAGCGGCAGCCGCCCGCCTGGAAGTTCGACGGGTCCGGGTGGCTGCCGTGTGAGGAACCGCGCCCGGGATGGGCCCGGGGGCGGGCGTGGCTGCTGCTCGCCGTCGCCGACGCGTTGCTCAGCCCGGAGGTCGCCGCGCAGGACAGGCCCCGACTGGAGGCGGCGGCGCGCCGGTTGCTGGCCGGGAGCGATGTCCTCAGGGGACGGTTCGTCCTGCCCGCGGACGCCGTTGATCCCACGGGCCCGCTGGACACGTCGGCCGCCGCCATCACGGCGGTCGCCCTGCTCAAGCTCGCCCGGGTTCCCGCGGACTGGTCGTTCGCGTGCTCCTACCGCGGTGTCGCCCTGCTGATCCGCCTTGCCGAACGGCACCTCACCTACGGGGAGGGCGGCGGCCGTCCGGCGGGCATGCTGTTGGACGGCTGTTACGACGCGGCCCGGGGACTGGCCGTTCGGCACGAGCTGATCTGGGGCGACTTCTTCCTGGCCCTCGGCTTGGCCTCCCTGGACGGGCTGGTCGACCTCAGGAAGGTGTAG
- a CDS encoding MFS transporter encodes MGFSMLQLFLLGALGPRLVEELGLSATVLGLTTTMGFGVAAVLSPAGGRIVDRMGPRRSLVLLLSVSAMALTLIGSAPGTGLLLGAVALGGVPQALANPATNKAVLATVPPERRGAVTGMKQSGVQLGAFAAGLPLAALAGGLGWRAAVWTAAGAALLAAVWAARALPADPAPAPAAARASFVLRGMVAWLAVFSLFLGAGIASVNTYVALYGTQRLGMGPAAAAGLVAVLGLAGIGGRVGWSRAAVPGLAERLPAWLAFGALGAAVLLGAAASAPVLVWAGVLAIGVFAVSGNAVSMVLVVQRAAPGRAGQDSALVAAGFFAGFAVGPSLFAPFAQSGRYGVGWTLVAVEFALAGAVAWAWAVRDRRERGR; translated from the coding sequence ATGGGCTTCTCGATGCTCCAGCTGTTCCTGCTGGGGGCGCTGGGGCCGAGACTGGTGGAGGAACTGGGCCTCTCCGCGACCGTGCTGGGGCTGACGACGACCATGGGATTCGGTGTGGCGGCCGTGCTGTCCCCGGCCGGTGGCCGGATCGTGGACCGGATGGGGCCGCGGCGGTCGCTGGTCCTGCTGCTGTCGGTCTCGGCCATGGCCCTCACCCTCATAGGCTCCGCTCCGGGGACGGGGCTGCTGCTCGGTGCCGTCGCACTGGGCGGCGTACCCCAGGCGCTGGCGAACCCGGCGACGAACAAGGCCGTTCTCGCGACTGTTCCACCCGAACGCCGGGGCGCGGTGACCGGGATGAAGCAGTCCGGGGTCCAGCTCGGTGCCTTCGCCGCGGGGCTGCCGCTGGCCGCACTCGCGGGCGGGCTCGGCTGGCGCGCGGCGGTCTGGACGGCCGCGGGTGCCGCACTGCTGGCCGCCGTATGGGCGGCTCGCGCACTGCCGGCCGACCCGGCACCGGCCCCGGCGGCCGCGAGGGCGAGCTTCGTTTTGCGTGGCATGGTGGCCTGGCTGGCGGTGTTCTCCCTGTTCCTGGGTGCGGGGATCGCCTCGGTCAACACCTACGTGGCGCTGTACGGCACTCAGCGGCTGGGGATGGGGCCGGCGGCGGCGGCCGGCCTGGTCGCGGTCCTGGGGCTGGCGGGGATCGGGGGCCGGGTGGGCTGGTCGCGGGCGGCCGTGCCCGGCCTCGCCGAGCGGCTGCCGGCCTGGCTCGCGTTCGGTGCGCTGGGCGCGGCCGTGTTGTTGGGGGCGGCGGCATCGGCGCCCGTGCTGGTGTGGGCCGGAGTGCTCGCGATCGGGGTGTTCGCGGTGTCCGGGAACGCGGTGTCGATGGTGCTGGTCGTGCAGCGTGCGGCTCCCGGCCGGGCCGGTCAGGATTCGGCGCTGGTCGCGGCGGGGTTCTTCGCCGGGTTCGCCGTGGGCCCGTCCCTGTTCGCTCCGTTCGCGCAGAGCGGCCGGTACGGCGTCGGCTGGACCCTGGTGGCGGTGGAGTTCGCGCTCGCGGGTGCCGTCGCGTGGGCGTGGGCCGTCCGGGACCGCCGGGAGCGGGGCCGATGA
- a CDS encoding sigma-70 family RNA polymerase sigma factor has product MTPALPAPRRPEARKPSRHTPESDAEATRLALEARDGNPAKADLFIRALQYDVWRYVAYLSADPQAADDLTQEVFLRALASLHRFEGRSSARTWLLTIARRTVVDSLRRAAARPRLADRDDWQTAAERTQPLTLPGFEEGIALAELLSLIPAERRDAFVLTQLLGLGYAEAAAAVNCPIGTVRSRVARARRDLTALLTDDDPSSPAPGRTPAPTVPGNRHRTQRHRVLVPAAA; this is encoded by the coding sequence ATGACTCCTGCCCTGCCCGCCCCCCGCCGCCCGGAGGCCCGGAAGCCCTCCCGGCACACCCCGGAATCCGACGCCGAAGCAACCCGACTGGCTCTTGAGGCACGCGACGGGAACCCGGCCAAGGCCGACCTCTTCATCCGCGCGCTCCAGTACGACGTCTGGCGCTACGTCGCCTACCTCAGCGCCGACCCCCAGGCCGCCGACGACCTCACCCAGGAGGTCTTCCTGCGCGCCCTCGCCTCACTCCACCGCTTCGAAGGCCGCTCCTCCGCCCGGACCTGGCTCCTGACGATCGCCCGCCGGACCGTCGTCGACAGCCTGCGCCGCGCCGCCGCCCGCCCACGCCTGGCGGACCGGGACGACTGGCAGACGGCCGCGGAACGGACCCAGCCCCTCACCCTGCCCGGCTTCGAGGAAGGAATCGCCCTCGCCGAACTCCTCTCCCTGATCCCCGCCGAGCGCCGCGACGCGTTCGTACTCACCCAACTCCTCGGGCTGGGATACGCCGAGGCCGCGGCCGCCGTGAACTGCCCCATCGGAACCGTCCGCTCGCGCGTGGCCCGCGCCCGCCGCGACCTCACCGCTTTGCTGACGGACGATGACCCGTCTTCCCCCGCACCCGGCCGGACGCCTGCCCCGACCGTCCCGGGCAACCGCCACCGCACACAGCGGCATCGCGTCCTCGTGCCCGCCGCGGCCTGA
- a CDS encoding acyl-CoA dehydrogenase family protein, producing MPDPEAARGPSPQQHPPLPELSERIARFVRTGVMPCEPVLDAGGPEATAVLSDLRLRARAEGLWALPLPAELGGGGLPFSAYAELAEAEGASDHGPAALGSAPLLDVTMLARHGSGSVREAYLKQLVAGELRACYAMTERDVPGTDPFLTRTRAERRTEGGWLLTGAKWFTSGAAGADLVTVLARTGGAPGDRGGLSLFLVPTTAPGYRVVRELPVFGASGQFEIALDQVAIPEDHLVGEEGEALAVAGERLALGRTLRCLRWLGQAQRAFDLMCERAARRTTSRGPLADHQLVQQHVFDALLALRTTRPLVHEAVALVAAGREARTEVGLAKVAAARMLQQVTDSAIQIHGAAGLGPDTALPALFRSGRAARILDGPDELHITSVARRILRGYGEEASATPS from the coding sequence GTGCCGGATCCCGAGGCGGCCCGTGGCCCGTCACCACAGCAACACCCGCCGCTGCCGGAACTGAGCGAGCGGATCGCCCGGTTCGTCCGCACCGGCGTGATGCCGTGCGAGCCCGTCCTCGACGCCGGCGGGCCGGAGGCCACAGCAGTCCTGAGCGACCTTCGGCTCAGGGCCCGGGCGGAAGGTCTGTGGGCGCTGCCGCTCCCCGCGGAACTCGGCGGTGGCGGGCTGCCGTTCTCCGCCTACGCGGAGCTGGCCGAGGCCGAGGGAGCCAGCGACCACGGTCCCGCCGCGCTGGGCTCCGCACCGTTGCTGGACGTCACGATGCTCGCCCGGCACGGCAGCGGATCCGTCCGGGAGGCCTACCTGAAGCAGCTGGTCGCCGGTGAACTGCGCGCCTGCTACGCGATGACGGAGCGGGACGTTCCGGGCACGGATCCCTTCCTCACGCGGACGCGGGCCGAACGTCGGACGGAGGGGGGCTGGCTGCTGACCGGTGCCAAGTGGTTCACCTCCGGAGCCGCGGGCGCCGACCTGGTGACGGTGCTCGCCCGCACGGGCGGTGCGCCGGGTGACCGCGGCGGGCTCTCGCTGTTCCTGGTGCCCACCACCGCCCCCGGATACCGGGTCGTCCGCGAACTACCGGTGTTCGGCGCGTCCGGACAGTTCGAGATCGCACTCGACCAGGTCGCGATCCCTGAGGACCACCTGGTGGGCGAGGAAGGCGAAGCCCTGGCCGTCGCCGGGGAGCGGCTGGCGCTCGGGCGGACCCTGCGCTGCCTGCGCTGGCTCGGCCAGGCCCAGCGGGCCTTCGACCTCATGTGTGAACGCGCGGCCCGCCGCACCACCTCGCGAGGACCCCTGGCCGATCACCAGCTCGTCCAGCAGCACGTCTTCGACGCCCTCCTCGCCCTGCGGACCACCCGGCCCCTGGTTCACGAGGCGGTCGCACTGGTCGCCGCAGGCCGCGAGGCGCGGACCGAAGTGGGACTGGCCAAGGTGGCCGCCGCCCGGATGCTCCAGCAGGTCACGGACTCGGCCATACAGATCCACGGCGCGGCCGGCCTCGGCCCGGACACCGCACTGCCCGCGCTGTTCCGCAGCGGCCGGGCCGCCCGCATCCTCGACGGACCCGACGAACTGCACATCACCTCCGTGGCCCGGCGGATCCTGCGCGGGTACGGAGAAGAGGCGTCCGCTACACCTTCCTGA
- a CDS encoding metal ABC transporter solute-binding protein, Zn/Mn family, producing the protein MARTRVRIPSLLALSTAGIVLLTGCGDSDSTGKADASSSPAAGASASASADAAEKPTVVVTTTWEGAFAKAAGAEDITVIVPQSVHHAPDYDPKPSDLAAVAKADFVLYAPFEPYAAKIKEAAGSKAKLVEVNLDNDPDKVKAEVDKLAGMFGTKDAATAWKTGFDTEYTKLNKEVQAAWPGGKAPTVVSQVFTVWAAKLAGATPVGTYGPEAVTPAQLAELSAKKPALVLDNAHMSTGTVLPDSGAKQVKIVNYPGDDLDLLAVYRNAAAELKKAAGAS; encoded by the coding sequence ATGGCGCGCACCCGCGTCCGCATCCCTTCCCTCCTCGCACTGAGCACGGCCGGGATCGTCCTGCTGACCGGCTGCGGCGACAGCGACAGCACCGGCAAGGCCGATGCCTCCTCCTCCCCGGCCGCCGGCGCCTCCGCCTCCGCGTCCGCCGATGCAGCGGAGAAGCCGACGGTCGTCGTCACCACCACCTGGGAGGGCGCCTTCGCCAAGGCCGCCGGAGCCGAGGACATCACGGTCATCGTGCCCCAGTCCGTGCACCACGCCCCGGACTACGACCCCAAGCCCTCCGACCTCGCCGCGGTCGCCAAGGCCGATTTCGTGCTCTACGCGCCCTTCGAGCCGTACGCCGCCAAGATCAAGGAGGCGGCCGGGTCGAAGGCGAAGCTGGTCGAGGTCAACCTGGACAACGACCCGGACAAGGTGAAGGCCGAGGTCGACAAGCTGGCCGGGATGTTCGGAACCAAGGACGCCGCCACCGCCTGGAAGACCGGCTTCGACACCGAGTACACCAAGCTGAACAAGGAGGTCCAGGCCGCATGGCCGGGCGGGAAGGCTCCCACCGTGGTCAGCCAGGTGTTCACCGTGTGGGCCGCGAAGCTGGCCGGCGCGACCCCGGTCGGCACCTACGGGCCCGAGGCCGTGACCCCGGCGCAGCTCGCCGAGCTGTCCGCGAAGAAGCCCGCCCTGGTTCTGGACAACGCCCACATGTCCACCGGGACCGTGCTGCCCGACTCGGGTGCCAAGCAGGTGAAGATCGTCAACTATCCGGGGGACGACCTCGACCTGCTGGCGGTCTACCGCAACGCCGCCGCCGAGCTGAAGAAGGCCGCAGGCGCCTCCTGA
- a CDS encoding DJ-1/PfpI family protein: MQVAIVLYPGFTAIDVIGPYDVLGRLPGTEVVFVAEAPGLVRNDLHSLSIDVVAALDDVPHPEVVLVGGGPGQADQMADGPLHTWLRRADETADWMTSVCTGSLILAAAGLLTGRRATTHWGALDQLTGLGATPVQERVVIDGHYATGAGASAGIDMALTLAGLIAGDDTAQAVQLLLEYAPQPPYNAGTRESAGPDVVAKLFAMFPHE, encoded by the coding sequence ATGCAGGTCGCGATCGTGCTCTACCCGGGATTCACGGCCATCGATGTCATCGGCCCCTACGACGTCCTGGGACGACTGCCCGGCACCGAGGTCGTGTTCGTCGCCGAAGCACCAGGCCTGGTCCGAAACGACCTGCACAGCCTGTCCATCGACGTCGTGGCCGCATTGGACGACGTCCCCCACCCCGAGGTCGTGCTCGTCGGCGGCGGCCCGGGGCAGGCGGACCAGATGGCCGACGGTCCCCTGCACACCTGGCTGAGGCGCGCCGACGAGACCGCCGACTGGATGACCTCCGTATGCACCGGCTCCCTGATCCTCGCTGCCGCCGGCCTTCTCACCGGCCGCCGGGCGACGACCCACTGGGGCGCCCTCGACCAACTCACCGGGCTCGGCGCGACGCCGGTCCAGGAACGCGTCGTCATCGACGGCCACTACGCCACCGGGGCAGGCGCCTCAGCAGGCATCGACATGGCCCTGACCCTGGCCGGACTGATCGCCGGTGACGACACCGCCCAGGCTGTCCAGCTCCTCCTGGAGTACGCGCCACAGCCGCCGTACAACGCGGGGACCCGCGAATCCGCGGGCCCCGACGTCGTGGCGAAGCTGTTCGCGATGTTCCCTCACGAGTGA
- a CDS encoding class I adenylate-forming enzyme family protein, whose protein sequence is MTVALHDLLPAGLRRSYAVDGTCPDLDLYSLFRARQIADPHRTAVIDAKGELCYTALDRKVRCLAAGLAGLGIRPGDVVGVQLPNHRNSVIADLALAALGAVALPFPVGRGVLEAECLLRRAEAVAVIAAVEHKEFRHAADLHTLSRSLPALRHVVAVGPGAAPEGTAAWSELMRSDPAAFRASRPDPDGAARILVSSGSEAEPKMVAYSHNALAGGRGNFLASLIPDGRPPRCLFLVPLASAFGSNGTAVTLARHGGTLVLLDQFTADAAIAAVRAHEPTHVLGVPTMIRMMLERLGTGDERLPAPTALVLGGAPLDETTAAAAAKAFGCPVVNLYGSADGVNCHTGLAHTVPPTDGRGVVAGHPDARVAEIRIADPETHEPLADGDIGEIISRGPMTPLCYVASPDLDARYRTADGWVRTGDLGYLDGDGVLHVVGRLKDIVIRGGANISPAEVERALTSHPQVSDVVCVGVPDPLMGERLAACVVARGTDAPTLDSLTAHLAEHGLERHKHPERLLVVAEMPLTAAGKPDRAALRERLSDAVAEAGSDARATPLAEAG, encoded by the coding sequence ATGACCGTCGCCCTGCACGACCTGCTCCCCGCCGGACTGCGCCGCTCCTACGCCGTCGACGGCACCTGCCCCGACCTGGACCTCTACAGCCTCTTCCGGGCACGGCAGATCGCCGACCCGCACCGCACCGCCGTCATCGACGCCAAGGGCGAGCTCTGCTACACCGCGCTCGACCGCAAGGTGCGATGTCTGGCCGCCGGCCTCGCCGGACTCGGGATACGCCCGGGCGACGTGGTCGGCGTACAGCTGCCCAACCACCGCAACAGCGTGATCGCCGACCTCGCCCTGGCCGCGCTGGGGGCCGTGGCCCTGCCCTTCCCCGTCGGCCGGGGCGTCCTGGAGGCCGAGTGCCTGCTGCGCCGCGCCGAGGCCGTGGCCGTCATCGCCGCCGTCGAGCACAAGGAGTTCCGGCACGCGGCCGACCTGCACACCCTGTCGCGCTCGCTGCCCGCGCTGCGGCACGTGGTCGCGGTCGGCCCCGGAGCCGCGCCGGAAGGGACCGCGGCATGGTCGGAGCTGATGCGCTCGGACCCCGCCGCCTTCCGCGCCAGCCGTCCCGACCCGGACGGTGCGGCCCGCATCCTGGTCTCCTCCGGCTCCGAGGCCGAGCCGAAGATGGTCGCCTACTCCCACAACGCGCTGGCCGGCGGCCGAGGCAACTTCCTCGCCTCCCTCATCCCCGACGGCCGCCCGCCCCGCTGCCTGTTCCTGGTCCCCCTGGCCTCCGCCTTCGGCTCCAACGGCACCGCCGTCACCCTCGCCCGGCACGGCGGAACCCTGGTCCTGCTCGACCAGTTCACCGCCGACGCGGCGATCGCAGCCGTACGCGCGCACGAGCCGACGCACGTCCTCGGCGTGCCGACCATGATCCGCATGATGCTGGAGCGGCTCGGCACCGGTGACGAGCGGCTGCCCGCCCCCACGGCTCTCGTGCTGGGCGGCGCGCCGCTCGACGAGACCACCGCGGCCGCGGCCGCCAAGGCATTCGGCTGCCCGGTCGTCAACCTGTACGGCTCCGCCGACGGGGTCAACTGCCACACCGGGCTCGCCCACACGGTCCCGCCCACCGACGGCAGGGGCGTGGTCGCCGGACACCCCGACGCCCGTGTCGCGGAGATCCGCATCGCCGACCCGGAGACCCACGAACCTCTCGCCGACGGAGACATCGGGGAGATCATCTCGCGGGGCCCGATGACCCCGCTGTGCTACGTCGCCTCACCCGACCTCGACGCCCGCTACCGCACCGCCGACGGCTGGGTCCGCACCGGCGACCTCGGTTACCTCGACGGTGACGGCGTCCTGCACGTCGTCGGCCGGCTCAAGGACATCGTCATCCGCGGCGGCGCCAACATCAGCCCCGCCGAGGTCGAACGGGCGCTCACCTCGCACCCGCAGGTCAGCGACGTGGTGTGTGTCGGCGTGCCCGACCCGCTCATGGGGGAGCGGCTGGCCGCCTGCGTCGTAGCCCGGGGAACGGACGCACCGACGCTGGACTCCCTCACGGCCCACCTCGCCGAGCACGGTTTGGAGCGGCACAAGCATCCCGAACGCCTCCTCGTGGTCGCCGAGATGCCGTTGACCGCAGCGGGGAAGCCCGACCGCGCAGCGCTGCGCGAACGTCTCTCCGACGCCGTGGCCGAGGCCGGTTCCGACGCCCGGGCGACGCCCTTGGCGGAGGCAGGCTGA
- a CDS encoding PepSY-associated TM helix domain-containing protein yields the protein MTSTTGTPPQRTADPEPAGRSWQGVRALLVRLHFYAGVFVAPFLLIAAVTGLLYTVAPQLDQVLYGDKLTVEQVGEQPRPLSEQIAAARGAHPEGALAEVVTPASAEDTTRVVLSLPELGEKQRTVFVDPYTAEVKGELTTWFGSTPVTTWLDDLHRNLHLGETGRLYSEIAASWMWVIVAGGLVLWIGRARGQRAKSARGVLLPDGTARGVRRTRSWHAATGVWLALGLFFLSATGLTWSHYAGERFGQVLDAAKGHAPELDTLLPGAEPPAEAGGDEHAGHGGHGAAEEAPQADPADFDKALATARQAGLGGTVTLTPPADTASAWVVAQSDNVWPVHYDRVAVDPAKGEVTSHTRWADYPVLAKLTKLGVQGHMGVLFGVLNQIVLALIAIGLILITFWGYRMWWQRRPTREDRSAALGKAPARGTWRLLPLPVLVLGIPAVAALGWALPLLGITLAVFLVVDVAVGVVRRNRTA from the coding sequence ATGACGTCCACCACCGGAACACCACCGCAGAGAACCGCCGACCCGGAGCCGGCCGGCCGCTCCTGGCAGGGCGTACGCGCCCTGCTCGTACGGCTCCACTTCTACGCCGGGGTGTTCGTCGCCCCGTTCCTGCTCATCGCGGCCGTCACCGGCCTCCTCTACACCGTCGCACCCCAGCTCGACCAGGTCCTCTACGGGGACAAGCTGACCGTCGAGCAGGTCGGCGAACAGCCGCGCCCGCTGTCCGAGCAGATCGCCGCGGCACGCGGCGCCCACCCGGAAGGCGCTCTGGCCGAGGTCGTCACCCCGGCCTCCGCCGAGGACACCACCCGGGTCGTACTGTCCCTGCCCGAGCTGGGTGAGAAGCAGCGGACCGTGTTCGTCGACCCGTACACCGCCGAGGTGAAGGGTGAGCTGACCACCTGGTTCGGCTCGACGCCGGTGACGACCTGGCTGGACGACCTGCACCGCAACCTGCACCTGGGAGAGACCGGCCGGCTCTACTCGGAGATCGCGGCGAGCTGGATGTGGGTGATCGTCGCGGGCGGTCTGGTGCTGTGGATCGGGCGCGCCCGCGGTCAGCGGGCCAAGTCCGCGCGCGGGGTGCTGCTGCCCGACGGTACGGCTCGCGGCGTGCGGCGGACCCGCTCCTGGCACGCTGCCACCGGCGTGTGGCTGGCCCTCGGACTGTTCTTCCTGAGCGCGACCGGTCTGACCTGGTCGCACTACGCCGGCGAGCGCTTCGGGCAGGTCCTGGACGCGGCCAAGGGACACGCGCCGGAGCTGGACACCCTGCTGCCCGGTGCCGAGCCGCCCGCCGAGGCGGGCGGCGACGAGCACGCGGGCCACGGTGGCCACGGAGCCGCCGAGGAAGCCCCGCAGGCCGATCCCGCGGACTTCGACAAGGCCCTCGCGACGGCCCGGCAGGCTGGGCTGGGCGGCACGGTGACGCTGACCCCGCCGGCCGACACGGCCAGCGCCTGGGTCGTGGCCCAGTCCGACAACGTCTGGCCGGTGCACTACGACCGCGTCGCCGTGGACCCGGCCAAGGGCGAGGTCACGTCCCACACCCGGTGGGCCGACTACCCCGTGCTGGCCAAACTGACCAAGCTGGGCGTCCAGGGCCACATGGGTGTGCTGTTCGGTGTCCTCAACCAGATCGTGCTGGCCCTGATCGCGATCGGACTGATCCTGATCACCTTCTGGGGCTACCGCATGTGGTGGCAGCGCCGTCCCACCCGTGAGGACCGTTCGGCGGCCCTCGGCAAGGCCCCGGCCCGCGGTACCTGGCGCCTGCTGCCGCTGCCCGTGCTGGTGCTCGGGATCCCGGCGGTGGCGGCGCTCGGCTGGGCGCTGCCGCTGCTGGGCATCACCCTGGCCGTCTTCCTGGTGGTCGACGTCGCCGTGGGTGTCGTGCGCCGGAACCGGACCGCGTGA
- a CDS encoding CoA transferase translates to MTSSATTQTVRPLDTMGVRIGGPEQIVGVAAEHLRLLGARTEGPAASGPDATVTLSGDGFEPARATAVWGAPGSGLVDEATVQAATGIMAVHGRRDGAPAGLAADYTATATGVLVVQGLLAGLIGQARGAAAAPVEVAADRAGLLAVSQYLAAAGADEGEAAELAPGGPPFTSAEGTLFELETLDPGAWAAFWRALDAPADAIRAGWRPFQFRYATACAPFPAALHTVTRAHPLAVLHRAAAHSGAEICVLRTLAERHTETDGAAPWALSPLAGGPVPRPRSAPAKTPAPHLPLAGLTVLEAGRRIQAPLAAHLLGLLGAEVVRIEPPGGDPLRGMPPTTSGISARWLALNRGKKAVEIDIKAEADRGRLRDMASQADVFLHNWAPGKAAQLGLDAEDLARVNPGLVYAYTSGWADRIEDAPMGTDFMVQARTGVGEAVRPEGEAPAPSLMTLLDVLGGLHGAEAVLAGLLLRERTGRGVRVDSSLLGAADTLTAPALARITRGENPRRSAGFRSPLRTADGWIAPADRHAAAARGHALDGLPTAEALALLHTHGIAATPVTTDLDALHHDPRFAGAITRDAYGAPAVPTPWRLV, encoded by the coding sequence ATGACGTCATCGGCAACCACGCAGACGGTCCGGCCGCTCGACACGATGGGTGTGCGCATCGGCGGCCCCGAGCAGATCGTCGGCGTCGCCGCCGAGCACCTGAGGCTGCTCGGCGCGCGGACGGAAGGACCGGCCGCATCCGGCCCGGACGCGACCGTCACCCTCAGTGGTGACGGGTTCGAGCCGGCCCGGGCAACGGCCGTCTGGGGCGCTCCCGGCAGCGGGCTCGTCGACGAGGCGACGGTCCAGGCGGCCACCGGCATCATGGCCGTGCACGGACGCCGCGACGGCGCCCCGGCCGGGCTGGCCGCCGACTACACCGCCACCGCCACCGGAGTCCTCGTCGTCCAGGGACTGCTGGCGGGCCTGATCGGCCAGGCCCGCGGAGCCGCTGCCGCCCCCGTCGAGGTGGCCGCCGACCGGGCCGGACTGCTCGCCGTCTCCCAGTACCTCGCCGCTGCCGGAGCAGACGAGGGAGAGGCCGCCGAACTGGCGCCCGGAGGGCCACCGTTCACCTCCGCGGAGGGCACGCTTTTCGAGCTGGAGACCCTGGACCCGGGCGCGTGGGCCGCGTTCTGGCGGGCTCTGGACGCCCCCGCGGACGCGATCCGGGCGGGCTGGCGCCCCTTCCAGTTCCGCTACGCCACGGCCTGCGCCCCGTTCCCGGCAGCCCTCCACACCGTCACCCGCGCACACCCGCTGGCCGTCCTCCACCGCGCCGCCGCACACTCCGGCGCCGAGATCTGCGTCCTGCGCACCCTCGCCGAACGCCACACCGAGACCGACGGCGCGGCCCCCTGGGCGCTGAGCCCGCTCGCCGGAGGGCCGGTGCCCCGGCCACGGTCGGCCCCCGCCAAGACGCCGGCCCCTCACCTGCCGCTGGCCGGCCTGACCGTACTGGAGGCGGGCCGCCGCATCCAGGCACCCCTGGCCGCGCACCTCCTCGGACTCCTGGGAGCCGAGGTCGTCCGGATCGAACCGCCGGGCGGCGACCCGCTGCGCGGCATGCCCCCCACCACCTCGGGCATCTCCGCCCGCTGGCTCGCCCTGAACCGGGGCAAGAAGGCGGTGGAGATCGACATCAAGGCGGAAGCCGACCGGGGCCGACTCCGTGACATGGCGTCCCAGGCCGATGTCTTCCTCCACAACTGGGCCCCCGGCAAGGCCGCCCAACTCGGTCTGGATGCCGAGGACCTCGCCCGCGTCAACCCCGGCCTGGTGTACGCGTACACCAGCGGCTGGGCCGACCGGATCGAGGACGCCCCCATGGGCACGGACTTCATGGTGCAGGCCCGCACCGGCGTCGGCGAGGCCGTGCGCCCCGAGGGAGAGGCACCCGCCCCCTCGCTGATGACCCTCCTGGACGTGCTCGGCGGGCTGCACGGCGCTGAGGCCGTTCTGGCGGGGCTGCTGCTGCGCGAGCGCACGGGCCGGGGCGTACGCGTGGACTCCTCCCTCCTCGGCGCCGCCGACACCCTCACCGCCCCCGCCCTGGCACGGATCACCCGGGGGGAGAACCCCCGCCGGTCGGCCGGGTTCCGTAGCCCCCTGCGTACGGCCGACGGCTGGATCGCCCCCGCCGACCGGCACGCCGCAGCCGCTCGCGGCCACGCCCTGGACGGACTTCCCACGGCCGAGGCCCTCGCCCTGCTCCACACGCACGGCATCGCGGCGACCCCGGTCACCACCGACCTCGACGCGCTGCACCACGACCCTCGGTTCGCCGGGGCGATCACCCGTGACGCCTATGGCGCGCCCGCCGTCCCCACCCCCTGGAGGCTCGTATGA